In bacterium, a single genomic region encodes these proteins:
- a CDS encoding peptide chain release factor 2, protein IRSYVFHPYNLVKDHRTEHETSNISTVMDGDLDDFIHAYLMQQ, encoded by the coding sequence GATCCGTTCCTATGTCTTTCATCCCTACAATCTGGTCAAAGACCACCGCACCGAGCACGAGACCAGCAACATCTCTACGGTCATGGACGGCGACCTCGATGATTTTATTCACGCCTATCTGATGCAGCAATAG